In Arthrobacter sp. SLBN-83, one DNA window encodes the following:
- a CDS encoding DUF6314 family protein, whose amino-acid sequence MNSSSPEPSLRDYLLGSLAASPERRPGHEARWRVERDLLDRADGTRGTFSGVVLYTPTDDGGLALREEGTMCWPAFTGPASREYVLKPAARTDALDVFFPDGRPFHRMSFTPDASLDTHWCDPDTYRVSYTHQGPDVFSYSWDVKGPRKDLLLVSHLERIPE is encoded by the coding sequence TTGAACTCCAGTTCCCCGGAGCCCAGCCTCCGCGATTACCTCCTCGGCAGCCTGGCGGCCAGCCCTGAACGCCGCCCCGGACACGAAGCCCGGTGGCGGGTGGAGCGGGACCTGCTGGACAGGGCGGACGGCACCCGGGGAACCTTTTCCGGCGTCGTCCTTTACACCCCAACAGACGACGGCGGCCTTGCCCTCCGCGAAGAAGGCACCATGTGCTGGCCTGCTTTCACCGGCCCCGCCTCGCGCGAGTACGTCCTGAAGCCCGCGGCGCGGACGGACGCGCTGGACGTGTTCTTCCCGGACGGCAGGCCGTTCCACCGCATGAGCTTCACCCCTGATGCCAGCCTGGACACCCACTGGTGCGATCCGGACACCTACCGCGTGTCCTACACCCACCAGGGCCCGGACGTGTTCAGCTACAGCTGGGATGTGAAGGGACCCCGCAAGGACCTGCTGCTGGTCTCACACCTGGAAAGGATCCCCGAGTGA
- the sucD gene encoding succinate--CoA ligase subunit alpha, with product MSIYLNKDSKVIVQGITGGEGTKHTALMLKAGTNIVGGVNARKAGTTVLHGEKEINVYGTVKEAMAETGADVSIVFVPPAFTKNAVVEAIEAGIGLVVVITEGVPVQDSAEFWALAQSKVDADGNQVTRIIGPNCPGIITPGEALVGITPANITGKGPIGLVSKSGTLTYQMMYELRDLGFSTAIGIGGDPIIGTTHIDALAAFEADPETKAIVMIGEIGGDAEERAADFIKANVTKPVVGYVAGFTAPEGKTMGHAGAIVSGSAGTAQAKKEALEAAGVKVGKTPSETAKLLREVYSAL from the coding sequence ATGTCTATCTACCTCAACAAGGACTCCAAGGTCATCGTCCAGGGCATCACCGGCGGCGAAGGCACCAAGCACACCGCCCTGATGCTCAAGGCCGGCACCAACATCGTTGGCGGTGTCAACGCCCGCAAGGCCGGCACCACGGTCCTGCACGGCGAGAAGGAAATCAACGTCTACGGCACCGTCAAGGAAGCCATGGCTGAAACCGGCGCCGACGTCTCCATCGTCTTCGTGCCGCCGGCATTCACCAAGAACGCCGTGGTTGAAGCCATCGAGGCCGGCATCGGCCTGGTCGTGGTCATCACCGAAGGCGTTCCCGTCCAGGACTCCGCCGAATTCTGGGCCCTGGCCCAGTCCAAGGTGGACGCCGACGGCAACCAGGTCACCCGAATCATCGGCCCGAACTGCCCCGGCATCATCACCCCCGGCGAAGCACTGGTTGGCATCACCCCCGCCAACATCACCGGCAAGGGCCCCATCGGCCTGGTGTCCAAGTCCGGCACGCTGACCTACCAGATGATGTACGAACTGCGCGACCTGGGCTTCTCCACCGCCATCGGCATCGGCGGCGACCCCATCATCGGCACCACCCACATCGACGCCCTGGCCGCGTTCGAGGCTGACCCCGAGACCAAGGCCATCGTCATGATCGGCGAAATCGGCGGCGACGCAGAAGAGCGCGCGGCCGACTTCATCAAGGCCAATGTCACCAAGCCGGTTGTCGGCTACGTGGCTGGCTTCACCGCCCCCGAAGGCAAGACCATGGGCCACGCAGGCGCCATCGTCTCCGGCTCCGCCGGTACGGCCCAGGCCAAGAAGGAAGCCCTTGAGGCAGCCGGCGTGAAGGTTGGCAAGACGCCTTCCGAGACCGCCAAGCTGCTCCGCGAGGTCTACTCAGCCCTCTAG
- the sucC gene encoding ADP-forming succinate--CoA ligase subunit beta, giving the protein MDLFEYQARDMFEAHGVPVLAGIVAYTPEEAKAAAEKIGGVTVVKAQVKVGGRGKAGGVKVAKSADEAFEHASNILGMDIKGHTVKKVMIAQGADIAEEYYFSVLLDRANRNYLAMCSVEGGMEIEQLAVERPEALAKIAIDPAVGIDQAKADEIVAAAGFPEELRGKVAGVILKLWDVFKKEDATLVEVNPLVKTGNGDILALDGKVSLDENADFRHPKHAQLEDKDAADPLEAKAKAQDLNYVKLDGEVGIIGNGAGLVMSTLDVVAYAGENHGNVKPANFLDIGGGASAEVMAAGLDVILGDEQVKSVFVNVFGGITACDAVAKGIVGALAELGTSANKPLVVRLDGNNVEEGRRILTEANHPLVTLAATMDEGADKAAELANAAK; this is encoded by the coding sequence GTGGACCTGTTTGAATACCAGGCGCGCGATATGTTCGAGGCGCACGGTGTACCCGTGCTTGCCGGCATCGTGGCGTACACCCCAGAAGAAGCAAAGGCAGCTGCCGAGAAGATCGGCGGCGTTACCGTTGTCAAGGCACAGGTCAAGGTAGGCGGCCGCGGCAAGGCCGGCGGCGTCAAGGTGGCAAAGTCCGCCGACGAGGCATTTGAACACGCCTCCAACATCCTGGGCATGGACATCAAGGGCCACACCGTCAAAAAGGTGATGATTGCCCAGGGTGCGGACATCGCCGAGGAATACTACTTCTCCGTCCTGCTGGACCGGGCCAACCGCAACTACCTGGCCATGTGCTCGGTTGAAGGCGGCATGGAAATCGAACAGCTCGCCGTCGAACGCCCCGAAGCGCTGGCCAAGATCGCCATCGACCCCGCCGTGGGCATCGACCAGGCCAAGGCCGACGAAATCGTCGCAGCCGCCGGCTTCCCCGAGGAACTGCGCGGCAAGGTTGCCGGCGTCATCCTCAAGCTCTGGGACGTCTTCAAGAAGGAAGACGCCACCCTGGTGGAGGTCAACCCGCTGGTCAAGACCGGCAACGGTGACATCCTGGCCCTCGACGGCAAGGTCTCCCTGGACGAGAACGCCGACTTCCGCCACCCCAAGCACGCACAGCTTGAGGACAAGGACGCAGCTGACCCGCTTGAGGCCAAGGCAAAGGCGCAGGACCTCAACTACGTGAAGCTGGACGGCGAAGTGGGCATCATCGGCAACGGCGCCGGCCTGGTCATGTCCACCCTCGACGTCGTTGCCTACGCCGGCGAGAACCACGGCAACGTCAAGCCCGCCAACTTCCTGGATATCGGCGGCGGAGCCTCGGCAGAAGTCATGGCTGCCGGCCTGGACGTCATCCTGGGCGATGAGCAGGTCAAGTCCGTGTTCGTCAACGTCTTCGGCGGCATCACCGCCTGTGACGCCGTCGCCAAGGGCATCGTCGGTGCACTGGCCGAGCTGGGCACCTCCGCCAACAAGCCGCTGGTAGTCCGCCTCGACGGCAACAACGTCGAGGAAGGCCGCCGCATCCTCACCGAGGCCAACCACCCGCTGGTTACCCTGGCCGCCACCATGGACGAGGGCGCCGACAAGGCCGCCGAGCTCGCCAACGCAGCTAAGTAA
- the pcrA gene encoding DNA helicase PcrA → MDMLFDPYSDGPFKAAPAATARTRTGPEGVATTAGPGGIPGSGMDGQHQSGGWQQANRNGGNRHDDGGHHHGGHRPDAAQLLEGLNPQQEEAVKHGGSALLIVAGAGSGKTRVLSNRIAYLIATGRAHHGEILAITFTNKAAAEMRERIEALVGGRAKIMWISTFHSSCVRILRQEAANVGLKSNFSIYDSADSLRLVTQVSKALDLDPKKFAPKAIQHKISALKNELIDADSFASAANYNDPFEHAVADVYKGYTQRLRQANAMDFDDLIAETVYMFRAFPALAESYRRRFRHVLVDEYQDTNHAQYALVREIVGEGPGASELTVVGDSDQSIYAFRGADIRNIVEFEKDYPEARTIKLEQNYRSTQNILSAANSVISRNPNRPEKRLWTAEGEGHKIIGYVGENEHDEAQFIAKEIDRLQDEENLRPGDVAIFYRTNAQSRSIEDVLVRVGLPYKVVGGTRFYERKEIKDALAYLRVLVNPDDDVNLRRVLNEPKRGIGDRAEGAIAALAERERTSFMAAARRADQAPAMATRSVNAVLGFVKMLDDLAEVAAGSGAAAALEAVLEQTGYLAALRSSTDPQDESRVENLAELVAVVREYEQENPEGSLAAFLEQVSLVADADQIPDAPGADIDEAVAEAKRLGVVTLMTLHTAKGLEFPVVFLTGMEHGLFPHQRSATDPKELAEERRLAYVGLTRARKRLYVTRSEVRSMWGQSQYNPASQFLEEIPAELLEWKREGTSRQAGGWGGGSIGSGRYSGSFWGAGTARGAAADSSAGFNADVPAFIAKNRVQPQKEIIAVSVGDKVNHTSFGNGTVLALEGAGDKTVAKVKFDVGEKRLLLRYAPLTKLDA, encoded by the coding sequence ATGGATATGTTGTTTGACCCGTACTCTGACGGACCGTTCAAGGCCGCTCCCGCCGCTACCGCCCGCACCAGGACGGGGCCGGAGGGGGTTGCCACCACGGCCGGGCCGGGCGGAATACCGGGCTCCGGCATGGATGGGCAGCACCAGTCCGGCGGCTGGCAGCAGGCCAACCGGAACGGCGGGAACCGGCACGACGACGGCGGCCACCACCATGGCGGCCACCGCCCGGACGCGGCCCAGTTGCTGGAGGGGCTGAACCCACAGCAGGAGGAGGCCGTCAAGCACGGCGGGTCGGCGCTGCTGATCGTTGCCGGCGCCGGATCGGGCAAGACCCGCGTCCTCAGTAACAGGATCGCGTACCTGATCGCCACCGGCCGGGCCCACCACGGCGAGATCCTGGCCATTACCTTCACCAACAAAGCCGCGGCGGAAATGCGGGAACGCATCGAGGCCCTGGTGGGCGGGCGCGCCAAGATCATGTGGATCTCCACGTTCCACTCGTCCTGCGTCCGGATCCTCCGGCAGGAAGCGGCCAACGTTGGCTTGAAGTCAAACTTCTCCATCTACGACTCCGCCGACTCCCTGCGGCTGGTCACCCAGGTGTCCAAGGCGCTGGACCTGGACCCCAAGAAGTTTGCGCCCAAGGCCATCCAGCACAAGATCTCGGCGCTGAAGAACGAACTGATCGACGCCGATTCCTTTGCCTCGGCAGCCAACTACAACGACCCCTTTGAACACGCTGTGGCGGACGTCTACAAGGGCTACACCCAGCGCCTTCGCCAGGCCAACGCCATGGACTTCGACGACCTCATCGCCGAGACGGTTTACATGTTCCGGGCCTTCCCTGCGCTGGCCGAGTCCTACCGGCGCCGGTTCCGCCATGTCCTGGTGGACGAGTACCAGGACACCAACCACGCCCAGTACGCGCTGGTGCGGGAGATTGTGGGGGAAGGGCCGGGAGCCTCGGAACTCACCGTGGTGGGCGACTCGGACCAGTCCATTTATGCCTTCCGCGGCGCGGACATCCGGAACATCGTGGAGTTCGAAAAGGACTACCCGGAAGCCCGGACCATTAAGCTGGAACAGAACTACCGTTCCACCCAGAACATCCTGAGCGCCGCCAACTCCGTGATCTCGCGCAACCCCAACCGGCCGGAAAAGCGCCTGTGGACTGCCGAGGGCGAAGGCCACAAGATCATTGGGTACGTCGGCGAAAACGAGCACGACGAAGCGCAGTTCATTGCCAAGGAGATCGACAGGCTCCAGGACGAGGAAAACTTGCGCCCCGGTGACGTCGCCATCTTCTACCGCACCAACGCGCAGTCCCGCTCCATTGAAGACGTCCTGGTGCGCGTGGGCCTGCCATACAAGGTTGTTGGCGGCACGCGCTTCTACGAGCGCAAGGAGATCAAGGACGCCCTGGCTTACCTGCGCGTCCTGGTGAACCCGGACGACGACGTCAACCTCCGCCGGGTGCTGAACGAGCCAAAGCGGGGCATCGGCGACCGCGCCGAAGGAGCCATCGCAGCCCTGGCCGAGCGGGAGCGGACATCCTTCATGGCCGCGGCGCGCCGGGCGGACCAGGCACCGGCAATGGCCACCCGTTCCGTCAACGCCGTGCTGGGCTTCGTGAAAATGCTCGATGACCTAGCTGAGGTAGCCGCCGGGTCCGGGGCTGCCGCAGCACTCGAAGCCGTCCTGGAACAGACCGGCTACCTTGCCGCGCTCCGCTCCAGCACCGATCCGCAGGACGAATCCCGTGTGGAGAACCTGGCCGAGCTCGTGGCCGTGGTGCGCGAGTACGAACAGGAAAATCCGGAAGGGTCGCTGGCGGCATTCCTGGAACAGGTGTCCCTGGTGGCGGACGCCGACCAGATCCCGGATGCCCCCGGCGCGGACATCGACGAAGCCGTGGCCGAGGCCAAGCGGCTGGGCGTGGTGACGCTCATGACCCTGCACACTGCCAAGGGCCTGGAATTCCCGGTGGTGTTCCTTACCGGAATGGAGCATGGGCTTTTCCCGCACCAGCGATCCGCCACAGATCCCAAGGAACTGGCGGAGGAACGCCGGCTGGCCTACGTGGGCCTCACGCGTGCCCGCAAGCGCCTGTACGTCACCCGGTCCGAAGTGCGCAGCATGTGGGGCCAGAGCCAGTACAACCCAGCCAGTCAGTTCCTGGAGGAAATCCCCGCGGAACTCCTGGAATGGAAACGGGAGGGAACCAGCAGGCAGGCCGGCGGCTGGGGCGGCGGCTCCATCGGGTCCGGCCGATACAGCGGGTCCTTCTGGGGAGCAGGCACGGCCCGCGGTGCAGCTGCGGACTCCTCGGCCGGCTTCAACGCCGATGTTCCGGCCTTCATCGCCAAGAACCGGGTGCAGCCGCAGAAGGAAATCATCGCGGTCAGCGTAGGGGACAAGGTCAACCACACCAGCTTTGGCAACGGGACTGTCCTGGCGCTGGAAGGTGCGGGGGACAAGACCGTAGCCAAGGTCAAGTTCGATGTCGGCGAGAAGCGGCTGCTGCTCCGGTACGCGCCGCTGACTAAGCTGGACGCCTAA
- a CDS encoding DUF998 domain-containing protein has translation MSPAATAAPAAAFIPNVASTRHYIGAWAVLSVLQYFLAEAVVAVAWAGPRPYDLRTGYISDLGALHCGAYSGRDVCSPLNWLMNASFVVQGLGLLLGAVLLTSGLLRVAARPGTKVDWRRRKPWLAATAVRLLTGAAGAGTVVVGLVPEDLGSPWHYAGAITYFITGGAALLVLGLLWLRKTPMAWFLLVCGGVSLAATATGGLTRMMVPEPGTLERLMGYPVTVGMAAAGLVIAQRVHRHRKERRAAAAGTAAV, from the coding sequence ATGAGTCCAGCCGCCACTGCCGCTCCCGCCGCCGCCTTCATCCCGAACGTTGCGTCCACCCGGCATTACATCGGGGCCTGGGCTGTTTTGAGCGTGCTGCAGTATTTCCTCGCGGAGGCAGTGGTGGCTGTGGCGTGGGCCGGGCCCCGTCCCTATGACCTGCGGACCGGATACATCAGCGACCTGGGTGCGCTTCACTGCGGCGCCTATTCCGGGCGGGATGTCTGCTCACCCTTGAACTGGCTGATGAATGCCTCGTTCGTGGTCCAGGGCCTGGGGCTGCTGCTGGGGGCGGTGCTGCTGACGTCGGGGTTGCTCCGTGTGGCGGCCCGGCCCGGCACCAAGGTAGATTGGCGCCGCCGGAAGCCCTGGCTTGCAGCGACGGCGGTCCGGCTGCTTACCGGAGCGGCCGGAGCCGGAACCGTGGTGGTGGGGCTGGTCCCGGAAGACCTCGGATCGCCCTGGCACTACGCCGGTGCCATCACGTACTTCATCACCGGCGGGGCCGCCCTGCTGGTGCTCGGCCTGCTCTGGCTGCGCAAAACCCCCATGGCGTGGTTCCTCCTGGTGTGCGGGGGTGTGTCGCTGGCAGCTACGGCGACCGGGGGCCTCACCCGCATGATGGTCCCCGAGCCCGGGACCCTGGAACGGCTGATGGGATATCCGGTGACGGTGGGCATGGCTGCCGCAGGCCTGGTTATTGCCCAGCGCGTGCACCGGCACCGCAAGGAACGGCGGGCTGCGGCCGCGGGGACAGCTGCCGTTTAG
- a CDS encoding MFS transporter: MTSRAAAPALSELGETTLRKVRRRLMPLIVLLYFIAYLDRNNVGFAKLGMQGDIGLTEAAYGLGAGIFFLGYALLEIPSNGGMYRFGARKWIARILISWGIFATAMFLVNGEATFYVIRFLLGAAEAGFFPAILFYLTLWFPAAQRVTVLGIFILAQPISNALGAPVSGMLLNLEGVAGLHGWQWLYILEGIPAIILGIITPFVMTDRPEHAKWLKPEEREWLSITMNAELADKQKTGNHNFLAGLKDSRTIAYSALYFGLVCGIYGLGLWLPTIVKALGSFDSTQVGFIVFIPYAIAAVFVYFWSKRSDRTGNRVWHASISMVLAAVGLLGAGFLLPVNAVLAMVFLTLAAMGIYSAIAPFLAMPSAALTGAAAAAGLAMVNSLGNLGGFVAPYIVGILKDATGNSQTGLVFLAACLAVTAAATYLYARKRPEGVSAPGATVPAAETH; encoded by the coding sequence ATGACCTCCCGTGCCGCCGCCCCCGCACTCAGCGAACTGGGCGAGACCACCCTCCGCAAGGTTCGCCGGAGGCTCATGCCCCTGATCGTCCTGCTCTACTTCATTGCCTACCTCGACCGGAACAACGTAGGCTTCGCCAAGCTCGGCATGCAGGGGGACATCGGCCTGACCGAAGCCGCCTACGGCCTGGGTGCAGGCATCTTCTTCCTGGGCTACGCCCTGCTGGAAATCCCGAGCAACGGCGGCATGTACCGCTTCGGCGCCCGCAAATGGATTGCCCGCATCCTGATCAGCTGGGGCATCTTCGCCACGGCCATGTTCCTGGTGAACGGCGAAGCCACCTTCTACGTCATCCGCTTCCTCCTTGGTGCTGCCGAAGCCGGCTTCTTCCCCGCCATCCTCTTCTACCTGACCCTCTGGTTCCCGGCAGCGCAGCGCGTGACCGTGCTGGGCATCTTCATCCTGGCCCAACCCATCTCCAACGCCCTCGGCGCTCCCGTGTCCGGCATGCTCCTGAACCTGGAAGGCGTGGCCGGCCTGCACGGCTGGCAGTGGCTCTACATCCTTGAAGGCATCCCCGCGATCATCCTGGGCATCATCACGCCCTTCGTCATGACGGACCGCCCCGAGCACGCCAAATGGCTCAAGCCGGAAGAGCGCGAGTGGCTCTCCATCACCATGAACGCGGAGCTGGCTGACAAGCAGAAAACCGGAAACCACAACTTCCTTGCAGGCTTGAAGGACTCCCGCACCATCGCCTACTCCGCGCTGTACTTCGGGCTGGTCTGCGGAATCTACGGGCTCGGCCTCTGGCTGCCCACCATCGTCAAGGCGCTCGGATCGTTCGACTCAACGCAGGTTGGATTCATCGTCTTCATTCCGTACGCCATCGCGGCAGTGTTCGTCTACTTCTGGAGCAAGCGCTCGGACCGTACCGGGAACCGCGTTTGGCACGCCAGCATCAGCATGGTGCTCGCCGCCGTCGGCCTCCTGGGTGCAGGCTTCCTGCTGCCGGTCAACGCGGTACTCGCCATGGTGTTCCTGACCCTCGCGGCGATGGGCATCTACTCGGCCATCGCACCGTTCCTCGCAATGCCCTCCGCCGCCCTCACCGGGGCTGCGGCCGCGGCGGGATTGGCCATGGTCAACTCGCTCGGCAACCTGGGCGGCTTCGTGGCCCCCTACATCGTGGGCATCCTCAAGGACGCCACCGGAAACAGCCAGACCGGCCTGGTCTTCCTGGCCGCCTGCCTCGCCGTGACGGCAGCCGCCACCTACCTTTACGCACGCAAGCGGCCTGAAGGTGTCTCCGCACCCGGTGCCACCGTTCCTGCCGCCGAAACCCACTAG
- a CDS encoding NUDIX hydrolase, producing MKDRIVVSAVCVFDDAGRLLTVRKRGTAMFMHPGGKPEPGETAVQAAARELAEEVGIVVRPEDLDLMGVWIADAANEAATDIEATVFIAPGTWEATPAAEIAEIRWLDISAPAGAALPHDLAPLLTDHILPLLAARAV from the coding sequence GTGAAGGACCGGATCGTGGTGTCCGCCGTCTGTGTCTTCGACGACGCCGGACGCCTCCTGACCGTGCGGAAACGGGGAACGGCAATGTTCATGCACCCCGGCGGCAAGCCGGAACCGGGCGAAACCGCCGTTCAGGCTGCCGCCCGCGAGCTCGCCGAAGAGGTGGGCATCGTGGTCCGTCCGGAGGACCTCGACCTCATGGGCGTCTGGATCGCCGACGCCGCGAACGAGGCCGCCACCGACATCGAAGCCACCGTCTTCATCGCCCCGGGCACATGGGAGGCCACTCCCGCGGCTGAAATCGCCGAGATCCGGTGGCTGGACATCAGCGCGCCGGCGGGTGCGGCCCTCCCCCACGACCTCGCGCCGCTGCTGACGGACCACATCCTGCCCCTGCTGGCGGCGCGGGCGGTCTGA
- a CDS encoding inositol monophosphatase family protein: MTTGRHSAAVLDPALDDYELAAALVREAGQLALLMRMAGLESEQKTSVSDVVTAADHAAEAYVLEQLRRCRPEDGILGEEGASVQGTSGRTWVIDPVDGTYNFLHGSTYWCSAIALKDRRDVLLGAVFQPEEDKLWLGGHNRPATLNGQALTSFSDGGGKRNSTAVAELGAATYIHPTWLMDPMCAMPWHAAATSAASLRMLGSGSCDLGRVADGQLGCWFQHSCPEWDWLPGKAIVRAAGGAVDTVRVNGLEWFIAGGTTAVRQLRAALESASVA, from the coding sequence ATGACCACTGGCCGACACAGCGCAGCTGTTCTTGACCCCGCACTGGACGACTACGAACTGGCGGCGGCGCTGGTCCGTGAAGCCGGACAGCTGGCGCTCCTCATGCGCATGGCCGGCCTGGAGTCGGAGCAGAAGACCTCCGTGTCCGACGTCGTGACGGCAGCTGACCACGCCGCCGAGGCCTACGTGCTGGAGCAGCTGCGGCGCTGCCGGCCCGAGGACGGCATCCTGGGCGAGGAAGGCGCCTCCGTCCAGGGCACCAGCGGGCGTACCTGGGTGATCGACCCCGTGGACGGCACCTATAACTTCCTGCACGGCTCCACCTATTGGTGTTCAGCCATCGCCCTCAAGGACCGCCGCGACGTGCTGCTGGGCGCGGTTTTCCAGCCTGAGGAGGACAAGTTGTGGCTGGGCGGGCACAACAGGCCCGCTACCCTGAACGGCCAAGCGCTGACCTCCTTTTCCGATGGCGGCGGCAAGCGCAACAGCACGGCTGTCGCGGAACTTGGTGCGGCCACCTACATCCACCCCACCTGGCTGATGGACCCCATGTGCGCCATGCCGTGGCACGCTGCGGCCACCTCCGCGGCGTCCCTCCGCATGCTCGGTTCCGGTTCCTGCGACCTGGGCAGGGTGGCCGACGGGCAGCTGGGGTGCTGGTTCCAGCACAGTTGCCCGGAGTGGGACTGGCTGCCCGGCAAGGCAATCGTCCGTGCGGCCGGAGGCGCCGTGGACACCGTCCGGGTCAACGGGCTCGAGTGGTTCATAGCAGGAGGAACGACGGCGGTACGCCAGTTGCGTGCAGCCCTTGAGTCAGCGTCGGTGGCTTAA
- a CDS encoding FadR/GntR family transcriptional regulator yields the protein MAEKRRSLVDAVVDKVLEHILSGEIKADDALPPEADIAKESGVSRLTAREAMNVLKAQNVVYVRRGLGTFVNPPERWTGMDAIMQAASRGVASDQVALRLLEVRRMVETGAAELAASRHRPADLAALQDSVDRMEAAHQSGDVDALTVADIAFHDTVLRASGNPFVPALLGQLSTLLYAMRRETSAFPDVQRHAIHHHKMVLAAIAAGDPATARSTMDAHITQTFEDYEQFLAMSSRTEATAG from the coding sequence ATGGCAGAAAAGCGACGCAGCCTGGTCGACGCCGTCGTGGATAAAGTCCTGGAGCACATCCTCAGCGGTGAGATTAAGGCCGACGACGCCCTTCCGCCTGAAGCTGACATTGCCAAGGAGTCCGGGGTCAGCAGGCTGACGGCACGTGAAGCGATGAACGTCCTGAAGGCCCAAAACGTGGTCTACGTAAGGCGTGGGCTCGGGACGTTCGTCAACCCTCCGGAACGATGGACCGGCATGGACGCCATCATGCAGGCAGCCTCCAGGGGAGTGGCCTCCGACCAGGTAGCGCTGCGGCTCCTTGAAGTCCGCCGCATGGTGGAGACCGGGGCCGCTGAACTTGCCGCCTCCCGCCACCGGCCGGCCGATCTCGCAGCCCTGCAAGACAGCGTGGACCGGATGGAAGCAGCGCACCAGTCAGGCGATGTTGACGCCCTCACCGTGGCGGACATCGCCTTCCATGACACAGTCCTGCGCGCTTCGGGCAACCCCTTTGTGCCGGCCCTGCTGGGCCAGTTGTCCACGCTGCTGTATGCCATGCGGCGGGAGACATCGGCGTTCCCGGACGTCCAGCGCCACGCGATCCACCACCACAAGATGGTCCTCGCTGCCATTGCCGCCGGCGACCCTGCCACTGCCCGCTCCACCATGGACGCGCACATCACCCAGACCTTCGAGGACTACGAGCAGTTCCTTGCCATGTCCAGCCGCACGGAAGCCACTGCCGGCTAA